The Anoplopoma fimbria isolate UVic2021 breed Golden Eagle Sablefish unplaced genomic scaffold, Afim_UVic_2022 Un_contig_13891_pilon_pilon, whole genome shotgun sequence genome has a window encoding:
- the LOC129115058 gene encoding GTPase IMAP family member 2-like — MRKAAEKAVLEGAMRKAAEKESYSSNEVSKQRFRKLQLLHEQLRILQCKDPDVPPLKRSSSYELLPPSMSELRVVLLGNSWSERSSVGNFILGETEFNTEEEPDHCLRVRGRMKEKEIVLINTPDLLLPNISEDKLREHVENCESLSDPGPHVFLLVLQPEDFTEELKVKLCRVLKLLSDQSFDHSLVLISTPREEQSGFMERYRQHPPLKEIIRKSGTPPCSGVVHQLINNLKDKSDSKQDTPPSGKERSSQ, encoded by the exons ATGAGGAAGGCTGCGGAGAAGGCGGTTTTGGAGGGAGCGATGAGGAAGGCTGCGGAGaaggagagttacagcagcaatgaag TGTCTAAGCAGAGGTTCAGGAAGCTCCAACTGCTTCATGAACAACTCCGCATCCTCCAATGTAAAG ATCCAGATGTTCCACCTCTGAAGCGCAGCAGCAGCTATGAATTGTTGCCACCTTCCA TGTCTGAGCTGAGGGTTGTTCTGCTGGGGAACAGCTGGTCTGAGAGGAGTTCAGTGGGGAACTTCATACTGGGAGAGACTGAGTTCAACACTGAGGAAGAACCAGATCACTGTCTGAGAGTCAGAGGAcggatgaaagagaaagaaatagttCTGATCAACACTCCAGATCTGCTGCTCCCCAACATCTCTGAAGACAAACTAAGAGAACATGTAGAAAACTGTGAGAGCCTCTCTGATCCTGGACCTCATGTGTTCCTGCTGGTTCTACAGCCTGAAGACTTCACTGAGGAACTCAAAGTGAAGCTCTGCAGAGTCCTGAAACTCCTCAGTGATCAATCGTTTGATCATTCTCTGGTTCTGATATCAACACCCAGAGAGGAGCAGTCTGGTTTCATGGAAAGATATAGGCAACACCCACCCTTAAAAGAGATTATCAGGAAAT CTGGGACTCCACCATGCTCAGGTGTGGTTCATCAGCTGATCAACAACCTGAAAGACAAATCagacagcaaacaggacacGCCCCCTAGTGGAAAGGAGCGGTCATCACAATAG